Proteins from one Rubripirellula tenax genomic window:
- a CDS encoding UbiX family flavin prenyltransferase yields MSDRKLPIVIAITGASGAIYAARLMQVLCQTDQEIHLTISPSGAAVIAQELDLRLDIRRPNLESLVGYVAPWTTSQAIKENASRAAELVNDQIHFHQYDDYMTPIASGSFRTRAMVICPCSGSTLSGIARAAASNLIQRAAEVHLKEHRKLVIVPRETPMSVLQIENMHRLAQAGAVLLPAMPGWYHGVDSIDSLVDFVVARILDQLDVDNTLMKRWGEA; encoded by the coding sequence ATGAGCGATAGAAAGTTGCCGATTGTGATTGCCATCACGGGTGCAAGCGGCGCCATCTACGCGGCACGGTTGATGCAGGTGCTTTGCCAAACGGACCAAGAAATCCATTTGACGATCAGCCCCAGTGGTGCTGCGGTGATTGCGCAAGAGTTGGACCTGCGATTAGATATCCGTCGGCCCAATCTGGAATCGCTTGTCGGCTACGTCGCCCCGTGGACTACATCACAGGCGATCAAAGAGAACGCCTCGCGAGCCGCGGAGTTGGTCAACGACCAGATTCATTTTCACCAATACGACGATTACATGACACCGATTGCGAGCGGTTCCTTTCGCACGCGGGCGATGGTCATCTGTCCCTGCAGCGGAAGTACTTTGTCAGGTATCGCTCGAGCGGCGGCGTCCAACTTGATCCAACGTGCTGCTGAAGTCCACTTGAAAGAACATCGTAAGCTGGTAATTGTGCCGCGAGAAACGCCCATGAGTGTGCTGCAAATCGAGAACATGCATCGATTGGCGCAAGCCGGCGCAGTTCTGCTGCCGGCCATGCCGGGTTGGTATCACGGCGTCGATTCCATTGACAGCCTGGTTGATTTTGTCGTCGCCAGGATCCTGGATCAATTGGACGTCGACAATACGCTAATGAAACGTTGGGGCGAGGCCTGA
- a CDS encoding HAD family hydrolase, with the protein MRTILFDIDGTLLMTNSGGATTLRQSMLEVFGLPDPNIDISFGGRTDRSILTELLTINAIDDTAENRDHLRNRYVELFPETLHRVGGELMPGVLGLMNELAQNSDIRPYVMTGNFQRTGQVKLDHFQLGGFFRGIFGGDHDSHRDHLARRTATELVQRYGSTAADDLIVVGDTVADIRCGHAIGAKVVAVCTGGQTRAELESASPWCVQDDMSDVTETLRLLTS; encoded by the coding sequence ATGAGAACGATCCTTTTCGATATCGACGGCACCCTGCTGATGACCAACAGCGGTGGAGCCACGACGCTCCGGCAATCCATGTTGGAAGTCTTTGGTCTACCAGATCCCAATATCGACATTTCTTTTGGCGGACGGACCGATCGATCGATTCTTACCGAATTGCTAACGATCAATGCCATCGACGATACCGCCGAGAATCGCGATCACCTGCGAAATCGCTACGTCGAACTCTTTCCCGAAACGCTCCACAGAGTCGGCGGCGAATTGATGCCCGGCGTCCTTGGGCTGATGAACGAACTCGCTCAGAATTCCGACATCCGCCCGTACGTGATGACCGGCAATTTCCAAAGAACCGGCCAGGTAAAACTGGATCACTTTCAACTCGGCGGCTTTTTTCGCGGAATTTTTGGCGGCGACCACGACTCCCACCGTGACCACTTGGCTCGCCGAACGGCGACCGAATTGGTGCAACGCTACGGATCAACAGCCGCCGACGATTTGATTGTTGTCGGCGACACCGTCGCAGACATACGTTGCGGACACGCGATTGGTGCGAAGGTCGTTGCTGTTTGCACCGGTGGCCAAACCCGCGCCGAACTGGAATCCGCGTCACCGTGGTGCGTGCAAGACGACATGAGTGACGTCACCGAGACTTTGCGACTGTTGACCAGCTAG
- a CDS encoding BatA domain-containing protein: MSLLAPLFFAGALAVGLPILFHLIRRRPKSEVQFSSLMFLDPTPPRLTRRSRLDHLPLLIIRSLALILLAAAFARPFFRSVDLADNGPPPRRIVVLLDTSASMQRSGMWTQARQHVNEVLEGVEGQDRIALMTFDRRPTVRVRFDQSAKLDVAARRQLVQSSLTDLRPTWFQTDMASALSVAADVAVAENDAESPQDKSDPGSIPPVTIGDATVILVSDMQSGSSIEKLQSFAWPDGVRVEVRRVLAEQPSNAVALLMEPATGDASEAVTNDATNSGRPRVRVRISNSIQSSVDSFLIGWNADVPVQVPPGQTRVVQIDAPDPSTKSLKLSGDQCDFDNFRYISIDPPMTQTIAFMGKEAAEARSSLLYYLKRAPLNNPSRTVSVETLAIVAEVAELDPLRTPLLVLAQPIDSDFAIALKAYANRGGQILVVMDDAKSIDGMAATLSTISGDSLSISEAEVRDYQMFGRIDFSDPAFRSMADPQFNDFTKIRFWTHRRVSGLSPSWSIGATFDNGDPAIARLQVGKGSITLLSFGWQPESSELALSTKFVPMVSGWMGRNDNSIRSFGYTIGQPIPIAPSPTATISTPSGQVVAYKTQSDLDIIEEPGIYAWSDGTVSQRIAMNVAESESQIDPIGDEVLEQFGVVLSREVDTVQADASERQMRDLELEGRQNLWRWMIVAALGLLGVETWWGGRLSRRAGSAVADGGLAN; encoded by the coding sequence ATGAGTCTTTTGGCACCTCTGTTTTTTGCTGGCGCGCTGGCCGTCGGATTGCCGATCCTGTTCCACTTGATCCGCCGGCGTCCGAAGAGCGAAGTGCAGTTCAGTTCGCTGATGTTTCTTGACCCTACGCCGCCGAGACTTACCCGCCGCAGCCGACTGGATCATCTGCCATTGCTGATCATCCGATCGCTCGCGTTGATTCTGCTGGCCGCCGCTTTCGCTCGGCCGTTCTTTCGCAGTGTCGACCTGGCCGACAACGGGCCGCCGCCGCGCAGGATCGTTGTTCTGCTTGACACCAGCGCAAGCATGCAACGCAGCGGAATGTGGACGCAAGCGAGACAACACGTCAACGAAGTGTTGGAGGGTGTCGAGGGCCAAGATCGGATTGCTCTGATGACGTTCGATCGCAGACCGACCGTCCGCGTCCGCTTTGATCAGTCCGCCAAGCTGGATGTGGCCGCGCGGCGGCAATTGGTCCAATCTTCCCTGACCGATCTGCGCCCGACTTGGTTCCAGACCGACATGGCATCCGCGCTTTCCGTCGCCGCCGATGTCGCCGTTGCCGAAAACGACGCCGAGTCACCGCAAGATAAAAGTGATCCCGGCTCCATTCCGCCCGTCACGATCGGCGATGCGACAGTCATCTTGGTTTCGGATATGCAATCGGGAAGCAGTATCGAGAAACTGCAATCGTTCGCTTGGCCCGATGGGGTTCGTGTCGAAGTGAGGCGCGTGCTGGCGGAGCAACCCAGCAATGCGGTTGCCCTCTTGATGGAGCCCGCCACAGGCGACGCAAGCGAAGCAGTCACGAACGATGCGACGAATTCGGGTCGTCCTCGCGTTCGAGTTCGCATTTCAAACTCGATCCAAAGCAGCGTCGATTCGTTTTTGATCGGTTGGAATGCCGACGTACCTGTCCAGGTTCCACCAGGGCAAACCCGCGTGGTTCAAATTGACGCACCCGACCCGTCGACAAAGTCCCTGAAGCTATCGGGCGATCAATGCGACTTTGACAATTTTCGGTACATCAGTATCGATCCTCCGATGACCCAAACGATCGCGTTCATGGGTAAAGAAGCTGCGGAGGCTCGGTCCAGCTTGCTGTATTACCTGAAGCGTGCTCCGCTCAACAATCCGTCTCGCACGGTGTCGGTCGAAACGCTTGCCATTGTCGCCGAAGTCGCCGAGCTTGATCCGCTTCGTACTCCTTTGTTGGTCCTGGCCCAACCGATCGATTCCGATTTCGCGATTGCCTTGAAAGCGTATGCAAACCGGGGCGGTCAAATTCTGGTCGTTATGGATGACGCGAAATCGATCGATGGAATGGCGGCAACTCTTTCGACAATCAGCGGCGACTCGCTTTCCATCTCCGAGGCCGAAGTTCGCGATTACCAAATGTTTGGACGAATCGATTTTTCAGACCCGGCATTTCGGTCGATGGCAGATCCCCAATTCAATGATTTTACGAAAATTCGATTCTGGACTCATCGCAGAGTCAGCGGATTGTCTCCGTCTTGGTCGATCGGGGCAACGTTCGATAACGGCGACCCCGCGATCGCGCGTCTGCAAGTCGGCAAGGGCAGCATCACGTTGCTTTCGTTCGGGTGGCAGCCCGAATCGAGCGAACTGGCTTTGTCGACAAAGTTTGTCCCTATGGTTTCGGGGTGGATGGGCCGCAACGACAATTCCATCCGATCGTTCGGATACACCATTGGCCAACCCATTCCGATTGCCCCGTCACCGACTGCGACAATCAGCACCCCCAGTGGTCAAGTCGTCGCGTACAAGACTCAATCCGATCTGGATATCATCGAAGAGCCGGGAATCTATGCGTGGTCGGACGGGACCGTTTCTCAGCGAATTGCCATGAACGTTGCCGAATCGGAAAGCCAAATCGATCCGATCGGCGACGAAGTGCTCGAACAGTTCGGCGTCGTTCTCTCTCGCGAAGTCGACACGGTGCAGGCGGATGCATCGGAGCGTCAAATGCGAGACTTGGAACTCGAGGGTCGTCAAAATCTTTGGCGATGGATGATCGTAGCGGCGCTTGGCTTGCTTGGGGTGGAAACATGGTGGGGCGGGCGACTGAGTCGTCGCGCTGGCTCGGCAGTCGCCGACGGCGGACTGGCAAACTAA
- a CDS encoding DUF1592 domain-containing protein, with product MPTRIHFNVLAFVLIAISNARLLADGSDTSPSKTHSAATEHWSKVGWPLLQKYCLDCHNADNAEAEWDLSNFETLSDSDGGVNSMERVMEMVRFGAMPPEDADLPSDDERKQLVEALDQSMFAVSCDTRPRPGKVTARRLNRAEYNRSIRDLFEMDLRPADQFPSDETGAGFDNNGDLLSMSPLLMEKYLSAAEEVAEAVIVDPDTIETLEENRPSDQLYTHGDRKVGSFFGLFMKPNSFVWADFDVRLAGEYRLSFAGGVTPSGAESQIAGVFDETGILVGTMTIKHFGRSGGSSRGEVKLNLKPGKRRLLVQYFGKDEPLEIGTTYRKDFDSLDPAFVKRAHASIKTPLKPERDIEYDDYSVLFRSMSLTGPSKIPDELFPRTQKTLVRKVAPRRGEGWYDVDESAAVCLKPLMRNAFRGPVSDEEVERYADLVLAATRRGESYHRGLQIAVAAVLVSPRFLFRVESPPSQTNGKQPDAAESVALTQHQLATRLSYFLWSSIPDETLLRLADQGKLKDAEVPRQIKRMLDDPKSESLATEFASQWLGVRKLADHDADTEQFKTFDSNLKSSMAGETENLFQHILRQNRPVSELLTADYTFVNKPLAQHYGLSPKNLANTNDDRFVKVSLEATPRRGILSHASVLTLTSNPNRTSPVGRGKWILENVLGTPPPEPPPGVPEIDEAKLSSAGLSFREQLEQHRADPSCASCHRVMDQLGFGLEQFDAVGQFRKNEGGKPIDASGELPGRREFNGAVELSELLGKTETESFARTATTRLLTYAIGRELTPNDRCVVDAIIEETADKNYRFVDLITEVIMSRPFQFYEWQI from the coding sequence TTGCCTACACGGATCCATTTCAACGTTCTTGCGTTTGTGTTGATCGCAATCAGCAACGCCAGATTGCTTGCCGACGGATCCGATACTAGCCCATCCAAGACACATTCAGCGGCGACCGAGCATTGGTCAAAAGTGGGTTGGCCACTCCTGCAGAAATATTGTCTCGATTGCCACAACGCGGACAACGCCGAGGCCGAATGGGACTTATCCAACTTCGAAACACTCTCGGATTCTGATGGCGGTGTCAATTCGATGGAGCGTGTGATGGAAATGGTCCGCTTCGGCGCGATGCCGCCCGAAGATGCTGACCTGCCGTCTGACGATGAACGCAAACAGCTTGTTGAAGCGCTCGACCAATCGATGTTCGCCGTATCGTGCGACACGCGTCCGCGGCCCGGCAAAGTGACGGCTCGACGTCTCAATCGCGCCGAATACAACCGTTCGATCCGTGATCTATTCGAAATGGATCTGCGGCCCGCCGACCAATTCCCCTCCGACGAAACCGGTGCGGGATTTGACAACAACGGTGACCTGTTATCGATGTCACCGTTGTTGATGGAAAAATACTTATCTGCGGCGGAAGAAGTTGCGGAGGCAGTGATCGTCGATCCAGATACGATCGAAACGCTGGAGGAGAATCGTCCCAGCGACCAACTGTATACCCACGGTGACCGTAAAGTCGGCAGCTTCTTTGGCTTGTTCATGAAACCAAACAGTTTTGTGTGGGCGGATTTCGATGTCCGGCTCGCCGGCGAATATCGTTTGAGTTTTGCCGGCGGCGTGACACCATCGGGGGCGGAGTCGCAAATTGCTGGCGTCTTTGACGAGACGGGAATCCTTGTCGGTACGATGACAATCAAACACTTTGGCCGCAGCGGCGGATCCAGTCGCGGCGAAGTGAAGCTGAATTTGAAACCCGGCAAGCGACGGTTGCTCGTCCAGTACTTTGGCAAAGACGAACCTCTCGAGATCGGCACGACGTATCGCAAAGATTTTGACTCTCTCGATCCAGCCTTTGTCAAGCGCGCGCACGCGTCGATCAAGACACCGCTGAAGCCGGAACGTGACATCGAATACGACGACTACTCGGTACTGTTTCGCAGCATGAGTTTGACCGGACCGTCAAAGATTCCTGACGAATTATTTCCTCGCACTCAAAAAACGCTCGTCCGCAAAGTCGCGCCACGCCGTGGCGAGGGTTGGTACGACGTCGATGAATCAGCCGCCGTGTGTTTGAAACCGCTGATGCGAAACGCGTTCCGCGGCCCTGTCTCGGATGAAGAGGTCGAACGCTATGCCGATTTAGTCCTCGCCGCGACCCGTCGTGGGGAAAGCTACCATCGCGGCCTGCAAATTGCCGTTGCCGCCGTGCTGGTTTCACCTAGGTTCCTGTTTCGAGTGGAATCGCCACCGTCCCAAACCAACGGAAAACAACCCGACGCAGCAGAGTCGGTTGCGCTGACCCAACACCAACTGGCGACCCGGCTATCGTATTTTCTATGGAGTAGCATTCCAGACGAAACGCTGTTGCGGCTAGCGGATCAGGGCAAACTGAAAGACGCGGAAGTGCCGCGGCAGATCAAACGCATGCTAGACGACCCAAAGTCCGAATCGTTAGCGACCGAATTCGCGTCCCAGTGGTTGGGCGTACGAAAGTTGGCCGATCACGACGCCGATACAGAACAATTCAAGACATTCGATTCGAACTTAAAATCGTCGATGGCAGGCGAAACGGAAAACTTGTTTCAACACATCCTGCGCCAGAACCGTCCGGTATCGGAGCTATTGACTGCCGACTACACGTTTGTCAACAAACCGCTCGCCCAACACTACGGGCTGTCACCTAAAAATCTGGCGAACACAAACGACGATCGTTTTGTGAAAGTGTCATTGGAAGCAACGCCTCGTCGCGGGATCCTCTCGCACGCCAGTGTGTTGACGTTGACCAGCAATCCGAACCGAACATCACCGGTAGGACGAGGGAAATGGATCCTCGAAAATGTCCTTGGAACACCGCCACCCGAACCGCCGCCCGGAGTTCCGGAAATCGACGAGGCGAAGTTGTCTTCGGCCGGTTTGAGTTTCCGCGAGCAACTGGAACAACACCGCGCCGATCCGTCTTGTGCGTCGTGTCATCGTGTCATGGATCAACTGGGCTTCGGACTCGAACAGTTTGATGCAGTCGGTCAGTTCCGAAAAAACGAAGGTGGAAAACCGATCGACGCCAGCGGTGAACTTCCCGGTCGACGCGAGTTCAACGGCGCAGTCGAGCTGAGTGAATTGCTGGGCAAGACCGAAACCGAATCGTTTGCTCGCACGGCGACGACCCGATTGTTGACCTACGCGATCGGCCGCGAACTAACGCCTAACGATCGATGTGTTGTCGACGCGATCATCGAAGAGACGGCGGACAAAAACTATCGCTTCGTGGACTTGATCACCGAAGTCATCATGAGCAGGCCATTTCAGTTTTACGAATGGCAAATTTAA
- a CDS encoding UDP-glucuronic acid decarboxylase family protein, translating into MIKRILVTGGAGFLGSHLCERLVDDGHDVICLDNFFTSQKMNVTHLLDRPNFELIRHDVTLPIFLEVDQIYNMACPAAPGHYQYNPIKTIKTSVLGSINMLGVAKRCGARILQASTSEVYGDPEVHPQVESYRGSVNPIGPRACYDEGKRVAETLFMDYHRSNRVDVRIVRIFNTYGPRMHPYDGRVVSNFIRQAMAGTDITIFGDGEQTRSFCYRDDLCDAIIAMMNVDDFVGPVNIGNPVEFTIRELAEQVIKLSGSKSKLVQRPLPADDPTRRRPDISLAKEKLGWEPKVPLAEGLKKTIDWFQSINLGDYRPPTPNYS; encoded by the coding sequence ATGATCAAACGTATCCTCGTTACCGGTGGCGCCGGTTTTCTCGGCTCTCACCTCTGTGAACGCCTAGTCGACGATGGCCACGACGTCATTTGCCTGGATAATTTCTTTACCAGCCAGAAAATGAACGTCACTCATTTGTTGGATCGCCCCAATTTCGAGTTGATTCGCCACGATGTGACCTTGCCGATTTTCTTGGAAGTCGACCAGATCTACAACATGGCGTGTCCCGCCGCACCGGGCCATTACCAATACAACCCTATCAAGACGATCAAGACCAGCGTGCTCGGGTCAATCAATATGTTGGGCGTCGCGAAACGGTGTGGAGCCAGGATTCTGCAGGCCAGCACGAGCGAAGTGTATGGCGATCCAGAAGTCCATCCGCAAGTCGAAAGCTATCGCGGCAGCGTCAATCCGATTGGACCACGCGCCTGCTACGACGAAGGCAAGCGAGTCGCCGAAACGTTGTTCATGGACTACCACCGCAGCAATCGTGTTGATGTTCGAATCGTACGTATCTTCAATACCTATGGCCCGCGAATGCACCCTTACGACGGTCGCGTCGTTTCCAACTTCATTCGACAAGCGATGGCCGGTACAGACATCACCATTTTTGGCGACGGTGAACAGACGCGATCGTTCTGTTATCGAGACGACCTATGCGATGCGATCATAGCGATGATGAACGTAGACGATTTCGTCGGCCCCGTTAACATCGGCAATCCTGTTGAGTTCACAATTCGAGAGTTGGCCGAGCAAGTCATCAAGCTGTCAGGATCGAAAAGCAAATTGGTTCAGCGTCCACTTCCGGCGGACGATCCAACACGTCGTCGACCAGACATTTCGCTCGCCAAAGAAAAGCTAGGTTGGGAACCCAAGGTTCCTTTGGCCGAAGGATTGAAAAAGACGATTGACTGGTTTCAATCCATCAACCTTGGCGACTATCGCCCGCCGACCCCGAATTACTCTTAG
- a CDS encoding DNA polymerase IV gives MLLHIDMDAFYAAIEQRDRPELRGRPVVVGGSTGRGVVAAASYEARRFGIHSAMPGRRAAQLCPDAVFVKGRIDHYADVGRQVRAIFHRYTPIVQPLSLDEAFLDVSGSERLFGPAASIGRRIKEEIRVELGLTASVGVAPLKFVAKIASDLNKPDGFVEVSSADVIRFLDPLPVSRLWGVGRVGQEKLQRMGLNQIGEVRVRDVDSLRRALGSWGEHLWKLANGIDERRVVPDRNAKQISHERTFNEDLTDETMLRAVVSYLAEQVGRRLRRNGRHTRTVSIKYRRDDFQTFAKSRTLDRPTHATAEIYRVSEAMLTEMRVREPRPVRLIGVSVGSLTEKNAPQQMSLFDLSEGETSQREVDKVVDQLRDQMGDQAVYRATSHRWIHRKTTGGATDDDRRDG, from the coding sequence ATGTTATTGCATATCGATATGGATGCGTTTTACGCGGCGATCGAACAACGCGATCGGCCGGAATTACGTGGTCGGCCGGTGGTCGTGGGTGGATCGACCGGACGTGGCGTCGTTGCGGCGGCCAGCTACGAAGCCCGGCGATTCGGGATCCACAGCGCAATGCCGGGCCGGCGCGCGGCACAGTTGTGTCCAGATGCCGTTTTCGTAAAAGGTCGCATCGACCACTATGCCGACGTGGGTCGCCAAGTGCGAGCAATCTTCCATCGGTACACACCTATCGTGCAGCCTTTGTCATTGGACGAAGCCTTCTTAGACGTCAGTGGCAGCGAGCGATTGTTTGGACCGGCCGCATCGATCGGTCGACGCATCAAGGAAGAGATTCGTGTCGAGCTGGGGCTGACGGCGAGTGTCGGTGTGGCTCCGCTTAAGTTTGTCGCCAAGATCGCCAGCGATCTAAATAAGCCAGACGGATTTGTGGAAGTCTCGTCGGCCGATGTGATTCGTTTTCTTGATCCGTTGCCGGTTTCCCGATTGTGGGGTGTCGGACGCGTCGGGCAAGAAAAACTGCAACGCATGGGGCTGAATCAAATCGGTGAAGTCCGTGTGCGAGACGTCGATTCGCTTCGGCGTGCGCTTGGCAGCTGGGGCGAACACCTTTGGAAGCTGGCCAATGGAATCGACGAACGACGCGTGGTTCCCGATCGAAACGCAAAGCAGATCAGTCACGAACGAACGTTCAACGAAGATTTGACGGACGAAACGATGCTGCGCGCGGTCGTCAGCTACTTGGCCGAGCAGGTCGGCCGACGGTTGCGAAGAAACGGCCGACACACACGAACGGTTTCGATCAAGTACCGCCGTGATGACTTTCAAACGTTCGCAAAATCACGGACGCTCGACCGGCCCACGCATGCCACGGCCGAAATCTATCGCGTCAGCGAAGCAATGTTGACGGAAATGCGCGTCCGAGAACCGCGACCGGTGCGTTTGATCGGAGTCTCGGTGGGTTCGTTGACCGAGAAGAACGCACCGCAACAAATGTCACTGTTCGATCTGTCCGAAGGCGAAACCAGTCAGCGCGAAGTTGACAAAGTCGTCGACCAATTGCGGGATCAAATGGGTGATCAAGCCGTCTATCGTGCCACCAGTCATCGGTGGATTCACCGAAAAACAACCGGTGGTGCAACGGATGACGACCGGCGTGATGGGTAG
- a CDS encoding DUF1552 domain-containing protein: MTANITGPSIARRTLLRGAGLALGLPLLESMTPLAKRGFAASPPKSPKRMACIFFPNGAIMPDWKPTGSEHDWKLSRTLQPLAAHQSKINVISNLAHDHGRSNGDGAGDHARGGSTFLTAARPVKTSGNIRLGISVDQVAATQLANTTRLPSIELGLEVNRGGGSCDSGYSCAYSSNISWRNETQPMPKEITPRMAFERMFSSGNAGDNRKRNLDRQSILDVVSVDAEKIMKTVGQSDRRKLDEYFVSVREIEMRIHRAEQEDLKALPDIEVPFGRVESFREHARLMYDLMVIGFQTDTTRVATLMLDNAGGSRRYTEVGVKEGHHQMSHHRNVETTVENLRKVDYYLVEQLAYFLDKLDSIADPTGGTLLDQSMVLYGSGISDGNRHDHGDLPIILAGGGGGSFQTGRWIQPKSERPMANLFMSMLDAMETPVESIGDSSGRLTELA, from the coding sequence ATGACTGCGAATATCACGGGACCGTCCATTGCTCGACGAACATTGCTACGCGGTGCCGGATTGGCGCTTGGTTTACCGTTGTTGGAATCGATGACGCCGCTTGCAAAGCGAGGCTTCGCCGCTTCACCGCCGAAGTCGCCCAAGCGTATGGCTTGCATATTTTTTCCAAACGGCGCGATCATGCCGGACTGGAAACCAACGGGATCCGAGCACGATTGGAAACTTTCGCGAACGCTTCAACCGCTTGCGGCGCATCAGTCGAAAATCAATGTCATTTCCAACTTGGCTCACGATCATGGCCGATCCAATGGCGATGGTGCTGGCGACCATGCCCGCGGCGGGTCAACGTTTCTGACCGCGGCACGCCCGGTGAAGACCAGTGGGAATATCCGGCTGGGAATTTCGGTCGATCAAGTGGCTGCGACACAATTGGCGAATACAACGCGGTTGCCGTCGATCGAGCTGGGCTTAGAAGTCAACCGTGGCGGCGGAAGCTGCGACTCGGGATACAGTTGCGCGTACTCATCAAATATTTCGTGGCGCAACGAGACACAGCCGATGCCCAAAGAGATCACGCCTCGAATGGCTTTCGAGCGAATGTTTAGCAGCGGCAACGCGGGCGACAATCGAAAACGCAATCTCGACCGTCAAAGCATCTTGGATGTGGTCAGCGTGGACGCCGAAAAGATCATGAAGACGGTTGGGCAATCGGACCGGCGAAAGCTGGACGAGTATTTCGTCAGCGTGCGTGAGATCGAAATGCGTATCCACCGTGCCGAACAGGAAGATCTCAAGGCGTTGCCCGATATCGAAGTTCCGTTCGGTCGTGTCGAATCCTTTCGCGAGCACGCCCGATTGATGTACGACTTGATGGTGATCGGTTTCCAGACCGATACGACACGCGTCGCCACCTTAATGCTGGACAACGCCGGCGGCAGTCGTCGGTACACCGAAGTGGGTGTCAAGGAAGGCCACCACCAAATGAGTCACCACAGAAATGTCGAAACGACGGTCGAGAATCTTCGTAAGGTCGACTACTATTTGGTCGAGCAATTGGCGTACTTTCTGGACAAGCTCGACTCGATCGCCGATCCGACCGGTGGAACGTTGCTAGACCAATCGATGGTCCTTTACGGCAGCGGCATCAGCGACGGAAACCGCCACGATCACGGCGATTTGCCAATCATTTTGGCGGGCGGAGGTGGCGGCAGCTTCCAAACGGGCCGCTGGATCCAACCCAAGAGTGAACGCCCAATGGCGAATCTGTTCATGTCGATGCTCGACGCCATGGAGACTCCTGTTGAATCGATCGGCGACAGCAGCGGCCGATTGACGGAATTGGCTTAA
- the ubiE gene encoding bifunctional demethylmenaquinone methyltransferase/2-methoxy-6-polyprenyl-1,4-benzoquinol methylase UbiE: MSSTMTDAAPTKSATPGDRVDKSNPRVREMFRQIAPHYDKMNHLLSLNVDKYWRSQAVRRLRIFPNHPILDTCTGTGDLAIAISAKADPTVDVVGSDFCHAMLEIARDKRDPGKPSSRISFLEADSQTLPFADDTFQCVTVAFGLRNVADTDRGLLEMTRVCLPGGQLMVLEFSQPRMIGLKQAYGFYFRNVLPRIGQWFARNDKSAYEYLPESVGQFPDGQAMADRMTAAGLIDVRFTPLTFGVATIYEGTKPGILPSQGLA, encoded by the coding sequence ATGTCCTCAACCATGACCGACGCCGCACCGACCAAATCGGCCACCCCCGGTGACCGCGTCGATAAAAGCAATCCTCGTGTCCGCGAGATGTTCCGGCAAATCGCGCCACATTACGACAAGATGAATCACTTGTTGTCGCTGAACGTCGATAAGTACTGGCGATCCCAGGCGGTACGGCGTCTGCGGATTTTTCCGAATCACCCGATCTTGGATACCTGTACCGGCACGGGCGACTTAGCGATCGCAATTTCAGCAAAAGCCGATCCGACGGTGGATGTCGTCGGAAGCGATTTTTGCCACGCGATGCTCGAGATCGCACGTGATAAACGGGACCCGGGCAAGCCTTCGTCGCGGATCAGCTTCTTGGAAGCCGATTCCCAGACACTGCCGTTCGCCGATGATACTTTTCAATGCGTGACCGTCGCTTTCGGACTGCGAAATGTTGCTGACACCGATCGCGGGCTGCTAGAAATGACGCGAGTCTGTTTGCCGGGCGGGCAACTGATGGTGTTGGAGTTTTCCCAGCCGCGTATGATCGGCTTGAAGCAGGCGTATGGATTTTATTTTCGGAACGTTCTGCCTCGGATCGGTCAATGGTTTGCTCGAAACGACAAGTCGGCCTACGAGTACCTACCCGAATCGGTCGGTCAGTTCCCCGATGGGCAAGCAATGGCGGATCGGATGACAGCCGCCGGTTTGATCGATGTTCGCTTCACGCCCCTTACGTTTGGCGTCGCGACAATCTATGAAGGAACCAAGCCCGGCATTCTGCCGTCACAGGGACTAGCATGA